The Bos indicus isolate NIAB-ARS_2022 breed Sahiwal x Tharparkar chromosome X, NIAB-ARS_B.indTharparkar_mat_pri_1.0, whole genome shotgun sequence genome has a window encoding:
- the H2AL3 gene encoding histone H2A-like 3: MSPRRHLWNCRRSRRHSLSRSTRAELQFPVSRVDRLLREGQGAYRLSSATPVFLTAVLEYLIANILDLAGKEACTNHRVRISPEHVQTALINNENLRRLFQPGAFSQPTASPHLPEN; the protein is encoded by the coding sequence ATGTCTCCGAGAAGACACCTCTGGAACTGCCGTCGCAGTAGGAGACACTCCCTCTCCCGTTCCACCAGGGCCGAGCTGCAGTTCCCTGTGAGCCGCGTGGACCGCCTCCTGCGAGAGGGTCAGGGCGCCTATCGCCTGAGCTCAGCGACGCCCGTGTTCCTGACCGCAGTCCTTGAGTACCTGATAGCCAACATCCTGGACCTGGCGGGGAAGGAGGCCTGCACCAACCACAGGGTGCGCATCAGCCCGGAGCACGTGCAGACGGCGCTGATCAACAATGAGAATCTCCGCCGCCTCTTCCAGCCTGGTGCCTTCTCTCAGCCCACAGCTTCACCACACCTTCCCGAGAATTAG